Proteins from one Candida orthopsilosis Co 90-125, chromosome 2 draft sequence genomic window:
- a CDS encoding Sno1 protein (protein involved in pyridoxine metabolism), which produces MTIPKPVTLGVLALQGAFREHINYFKSVIEQDEEKYSNYSINIIAVRTKEDLDKCDSLVIPGGESSSMSYIAERTNLLPHLCKFVSNESKSIWGTCAGLIFLAKEIENAVENQTCLGGLDIQVSRNAFGRQVDSFEQKLDFSGFIPGCDSFPTIFIRAPVVTKILPNGAESGSSPNKIVRSKSNYHNKAPVEVLYKLHNYDGKENELIVAVRQGRILGTSFHPELSDDNRFHQWFIDEFVL; this is translated from the coding sequence ATGACTATACCAAAGCCAGTTACTCTTGGAGTACTTGCCCTCCAAGGCGCATTCAGAGAACACATCAACTACTTCAAATCTGTTATCgaacaagatgaagaaaaatattcaaattattcTATTAACATCATTGCAGTTCGAACTAAAGAAGATCTCGACAAATGCGACTCATTGGTGATACCAGGTGGTGAAAGTAGCTCTATGTCATACATAGCAGAAAGAACAAACTTGCTTCCACATTTATGCAAATTCGTTTCTAATGAGTCAAAGTCTATCTGGGGTACATGTGCAGGGTTGATCTTTCTCGCAAAGGAGATTGAGAATGCTGTGGAAAACCAAACGTGCTTAGGAGGTTTGGACATTCAGGTTAGTAGGAATGCATTTGGTCGACaagttgattcatttgaacaaaagtTGGATTTTAGTGGATTCATACCAGGATGCGATAGCTTCCCCACCATTTTTATACGTGCTCCAGTTGTGACCAAGATTTTGCCCAACGGGGCAGAAAGTGGATCGTCACCAAATAAGATTGTGAGATCGAAGAGCAATTACCACAATAAAGCACCGGTGGAAGTTTTGTATAAATTGCACAACTACGATGGGAAGGAGAATGAGCTTATTGTAGCTGTAAGACAGGGTCGTATACTCGGTACTTCATTTCACCCTGAGTTATCAGACGACAATAGGTTCCATCAATGGTTTATAGATGAGTTTGTGTTATAA
- a CDS encoding Snz1 protein, with protein MSELKIKEGLAKMLKGGVIMDVVNFEQAKIAEKAGACSVMALERIPAEMRKSNQVCRMSDPHMIKEIMENVQIPVMAKVRIGHFVEAQILEALKVDYIDESEVLTPADTVDHIDKSKFNVPFVCGARNLGEALRRINEGAAMIRCKGEAGTGDISSAVDHIKTITKDIQEACKLKTDEERQALAKELRVPVELVNTVVELKRLPVVTFAAGGVATPADAALLMQLGCDGVFVGSGIFKSSNPEKLATAIVNAVTHYDDPLKLLEYSTDLGDLMPGISVDSIKENEKLEKRGW; from the coding sequence ATGtctgaattgaaaattaaaGAAGGGTTGGCCAAGATGTTGAAAGGTGGGGTTATCATGGACGTTGtgaattttgaacaagCCAAAATTGCTGAAAAGGCGGGTGCTTGTTCCGTCATGGCTCTTGAGAGAATCCCTGCCGAAATGAGAAAGTCGAACCAAGTTTGTAGAATGTCTGATCCTCACATGATCAAGGAAATCATGGAAAATGTCCAAATACCGGTTATGGCCAAAGTTAGAATTGgtcattttgttgaagctCAAATCTTGGAAGCCTTGAAGGTTGATTACATTGATGAGAGTGAAGTTTTAACTCCAGCCGATACTGTTGACCACATTGACAAGAGCAAGTTCAACGTCCCATTTGTATGTGGTGCGAGAAATTTGGGTGAAGCCTTAAGAAGAATCAATGAAGGTGCTGCCATGATTAGATGTAAAGGTGAAGCTGGTACAGGTGATATTTCATCTGCTGTTGACCACATCAAGACCATCACCAAAGATATACAAGAAGCATGTAAATTAAAGACTGATGAAGAGAGACAAGCTTTGGCTAAGGAATTGAGAGTTCCAGTTGAATTGGTAAACACCGTTgtggaattgaaaagattgcCAGTCGTTACTTTTGCTGCTGGTGGTGTTGCTACCCCAGCAGATGCTGCtttgttgatgcaattgGGGTGTGATGGTGTATTCGTTGGTTCCGGTATTTTCAAGTCGCTGAACCCTGAAAAACTTGCTACTGCTATCGTCAATGCTGTCACTCATTATGATGACCCACTCAAGTTGTTGGAATACTCAACTGACTTGGGTGATTTGATGCCAGGTATCTCAGTAGACTCCATCAAGGAGAAcgaaaaattggaaaagagaGGTTGGTAA
- a CDS encoding Put4 proline permease: MSKKQEANVAVDVEKGSIEPFSINGETYKGFNSNRLDIDTYGQTQRKITSRHVSLMIIGQSIGSGLFVGVRSPLNTSGSLSFFLAFSVWAILVVYPLMQCVGVMCCYLPIKGSFIHFSARYVDPALGFAASIIYIYTAMMFVCLEATAVAQVISYWTNINPGVWITIAIVAYVCIGLVGANIYGEVEFFASILKVFLILGLMLFSLVSMCGGNPHHDAYGFQHWKEGGLFRSYLVGGSTGKFLGWWNALLWAAFAAGGPDALALIAGEVQRPRKTISLAAKRTYIRIYLFYIGGIFFLNCLISSVNPRLVESLTTGSQSSAGSPWVIGIEQVGVKGLASLINAVILSSAFSCGNAFFYCSTRSIYSAALAGYLPKFFAKCLKNGSPVYCVGATFAVSLLAYLNVNEASTNVFNWFVNLATTGLLLAYICMWWSYFRFRKAWEQQNGTKMDSPQYPYYLFARWMHPVITYSGFALTILVLFFNGFWIFFPHQFSVANLFTSYFAPVFFICLFVFWKLLKRTKFISAEDADITTDKQEIDEEEEVEELDHQEKQAQYGTAAWYVKLWKNFYSFCFT; the protein is encoded by the coding sequence ATGAGCAAGAAACAAGAAGCAAATGTCGCTGTGGATGTCGAAAAAGGATCAATTGAACCATTTTCCATAAATGGAGAAACATATAAAGGTTTCAATTCGAACAGGTTAGATATAGACACCTATGGACAGACACAACGAAAGATAACCTCACGTCATGTTAGTTTGATGATTATTGGACAGTCGATAGGAAGTGGGTTATTTGTTGGAGTAAGGTCTCCGTTGAATACAAGCGGGTCGTTGTCATTTTTCTTAGCATTTAGTGTATGGGCTATCTTGGTAGTTTATCCATTGATGCAATGCGTTGGTGTTATGTGTTGCTATTTACCTATTAAGGGCTCATTTATTCATTTCAGTGCCAGATATGTTGATCCAGCATTAGGTTTTGCAGCAAGTATTATCTACATTTACACAGCAATGATGTTTGTGTGTCTTGAGGCTACAGCAGTGGCACAAGTGATAAGCTATTGGACGAATATAAACCCCGGAGTTTGGATAACTattgcaattgttgcttATGTATGCATTGGATTAGTTGGAGCCAACATTTATGGAGAAGTTGAGTTTTTTGCATCTATATTGAAggtgtttttgattttaggATTGATGTTATTTTCACTTGTTTCCATGTGCGGGGGAAATCCTCATCATGATGCTTATGGATTCCAACACTGGAAAGAAGGTGGATTGTTTAGATCATATTTGGTTGGTGGCAGTACAGGGAAGTTCTTAGGTTGGTGGAATGCACTATTGTGGGCAGCCTTTGCTGCTGGTGGACCAGACGCTTTAGCATTAATTGCTGGTGAAGTACAACGACCAAGGAAAACCATCAGCTTAGCAGCCAAAAGAACTTATATTCGAATTTATTTGTTCTACATTGGTGgaatattctttttgaactGTTTAATTTCATCCGTCAATCCAAGGCTTGTAGAACTGTTAACTACTGGATCACAATCATCAGCTGGATCACCATGGgtaattggaattgaaCAGGTTGGAGTTAAAGGGCTAGCTTCTTTGATCAATGCTGTAATTCTCAGCTCAGCATTTTCTTGCGGCAACGcctttttttattgttccACAAGATCAATTTATAGTGCTGCATTGGCGGGCTATCTACCCAAATTTTTTGCCaagtgtttgaaaaatggatCCCCTGTGTATTGTGTTGGTGCAACTTTTGCTGTATCATTATTGGCATATTTGAACGTAAATGAAGCTTCAACtaatgttttcaattggtttgttAATTTGGCAACAACtggtttgttgttggcATACATTTGTATGTGGTGGTCGTATTTTAGATTTCGTAAAGCATgggaacaacaaaatgggACCAAAATGGACTCACCTCAGTATCCATACTATTTGTTTGCTCGATGGATGCATCCAGTGATAACCTATTCTGGTTTTGCATTAACAATCTTGGTTTTGTTCTTTAATGGATTTTGGATATTTTTTCCACATCAATTTTCAGTGGCCAACCTATTCACAAGCTACTTTGCCCCAGtgtttttcatttgtttattcgtgttttggaaattgttgaaaaggaCTAAATTTATATCTGCGGAGGATGCGGATATAACAACAGACAAACAAgagattgatgaagaggaggaagtAGAGGAATTGGATCATCAAGAAAAACAAGCTCAATATGGAACGGCTGCATGGTATGTAAAATTGTGGAAAAACTTTTATAGCTTCTGTTTTACTTAA